The Aspergillus fumigatus Af293 chromosome 3, whole genome shotgun sequence region tctcgacttcttcctttgtaGGCTTCCTGGTCACATAACCATACTGTTCGAGTCCTTCCAGGGGTGTGATCAGCTTGCTAGCAATGgcgatttcttcctttggACTGAGTCCAGTTTCGAGTGTCTTTTGCTCAGCGGTCCGCTGGGTCGGCTCAATCTTATAATATCGCTCATTCAGATGAGCTTTcacttccttcttccattcttctaaGCTCAGTTTTGGGAGCTTAACAATCCGAAGTTTGATGACGTTCGCATATATGCTCGGGTTATCTTTTgccgccttctcctcttcatccagcGCCATTGTCACAAGTTCATTGGGAGACAAGACTAATGGGTTATCCGTACTCCCTTCTTCCTTTGCTAATTTCTCATTGAGAGCACACATAGCGGCGTGGAGCTTTGTCAGTATGGACAGCCTCACACCATGCGCCGCAGGGGCCTTCGGGAGCATGCGCGGGTTCAAACTTTCTCGGGGAGCTCGCCTAGGTGGTAAATGCGCTTCGCCTTCCGTagctgctggaggagcatGTTTCTTTGCCGAGGACTCTTTCTGCAACGTGGGAGGGGAGACTTCGCGGGTCATCGACTGAAGCTGACTAGCGGTTCGAGTTGTTTGTTCTAATCCGCTTCCCCTCACAGCCTTTGGAGCAGGGGCTGATTCTATGGATTCCATTCTAGGCTCTGACAAGGACTGAGCTTTTCCCCCGGCAGTCTTTGGTGGAGTCTCCAGCCTAGGCTTCTTTGGAGGCGGACCTGATTCGTACGCTTCTTCTGGTGCTACAAGCGTACCTTGGACATTGCTTGGGTTAACTAGGGAAGGGCTCAAGGGATCGTGAGAAAATATGCAGGTCAGGAGCGAGCATTGTTGACCTTCCGGACAAGGAACGTCCTTGAACAGCCCAAGGGGCGCAAACATGACGATACAGTATCGACGAGTGTAGAGGCCACACTGATACAGGTGGCGATCAAGTTCAGATGCAGGCCACGAGAAATGAGACTGTAGTCAGAGTAGACTGAGCTCGGTTGGATTGAACAAGTGAGTCCAAATCTATATCAAATATGAGTAATCCTGAGGACACATCTTCCTTGCCGACTCTACTTGGAAACCGAGGTCGGATGCTTATGCCAGAGAAAGATTCTGAGGAGTACCCTTAACTGTTAGTGCATTAATCCTTATTATGCACATGAAGCCGAGTATATCAGCTTTCACGTATTCATATCCTCGCTTTCGAGAAACATCAAGCTCGTTGATGGCGATATGGAGGTGCGTGCCGTGTCCCAAGTAATGTGAAGACAGCCACCACACCTGGCTGGAGTGGGATACAACAGATGTTAAAAAATCAGAGATCTATGAAGTGATAAGAGCCCTAACTCTATATAATCGCAGAATCATTCGCAGGGTTGGCTTAGGACGAGCCATGTGAGCAGGTGTTTCTGGTCGGCACTCCATGGCCATAAGTGGGATGCAAACAGAACAAACATACTAGAATTTATCAGCCACCGGTGGCGTTAACATCCCCTTATCTCCGGTAAACAGTGAGATTGGGATCAGGCAGAAAGATGACAATTTGCAAATGACCTGAGATTCAAACAACTGGCCATGGCCAAAAATTCAAGCAATCTTTTCTGTTATACCGTTTACAGAGGGCAATTTATGAAAATAACAATCTCATAAAATGTCGCAAAAGGTTGATCATCTTTGTGTCCTAGTCCATGGGTGAGTCTTGCTCTTACAACTGCGGCCACGAAGGCGTTCTTCGTTGACACATTGGTGAACTGACTTTGGCGTTGCATATTCTAGGCTTTGGGGTAATCCATCCCATTTGGACTACCTGACCGCGTCTCTCAGAGAGCGATACGGAGAAGACCGTCTCTACATACTCGCCGCGAAGGGAAATTCTGGGAATTTCACCTATGATGGGATCGAGCTCGGAGGGGAGCGACTGGCGcatgagattgaagacaCTCTGGGTGCCTTGGATGCGGAGGGGACCCATATTAAAAAACTGAGCGTTATCGGATATTCTCTAGGAGGTCTAGTCGCCAGATATGCGCTGGGTTTGCTACACGCGCGAGGATGGTTCGACAAGCTGGAGCCTGTCAATTTCACCACGTTCGTGTCGCCACATGTTGGTGTGAGAATGCCACTTAAGGGAATTCGAGACCATATATTCAATGGCTTGGGCGCTCGGACATTGTCCATGTCCGGCAGGCAAATGTTCATGGTTGATGAGTTCCGAGATACGGGACGGCCACTGCTTAGCATCCTCGCTGATCCGGATAGCATCTTCATGAAAGCCCTGGCAAAGTTCAGAAACCGTTCAGTATACGCAAATATCGTCAACGACCGTTCGACGGCTTTCTTTACGACCGCTCTTTCGACGACGAACCCGTTCCAGGACCTAGAAAACGTGAACGTCAACTATGTGAAGGGCTATGAGCCAGTCGTTATTGATCCTGATGACTATTTTCTGCCGCCGAAAAAACAAGAGCCgccttcattcttctctagACTATGGCAAAATATCAAAGGCACGTTAACTCAGGTGGCAATTTCGCTGCTCGTCGTGGTGTTTGTCCCCATCGGCGTTGTACTATACCTCGTAAATGCTGCTGTACAGACGTACCGCAGTCACCGGCGCATTCGCCTCCATGAGGACGGAAAGGCGGGAGTACTTATCTCCAACTACCGTGTGCCTGTTATTGTGAAGGACATGCAAAGTGCAGTTGAGGATGCTTTTGAGAGCGCAACCGCGATGCAAGATCCGGCCTACCTATCAAACGCTCGTACCCGTGCcggaaagaaagaatcaCTCCCGCAAACACCTGCCGTCAGCAAGACTGGCGCCCTCGAAAATCAAACATGCACGCTAGACGAAACTTCTTCCGCATTGCCTGACCAAAAACGCGATGCCACACTGGCTCTAACGCCAGCTCAATTCTCCATCATCGAATCACTCAATTCCGTGGGATTCCGAAAGTACCCGGTATGGATCCATAATCACTCGCACAGCCATGCAGCCATCATTGTGCGAATGGCAAAAAAGGGATTCGAAGAGGGCAAAGTCGTGGTGAAGCATTGGCTCGACAACGAATTTGACATTGAGTGATACCCACAACGAAACGCGGGGATTGATCTGTGCGGTATTAAGTGGGCCTAAAAGTGGGACACCCTTTTGGGATCAttggagtactctgtatgccATAACTCTCTCTCCGTCCCCGACGGCCATTCCCTGCAATCAACCACCAATTCATCAAATTAAGGGGCAGTGGGGATTTCAGTCACATTCTAGGCACCGTGCATTTCTGGCGCAACCCACCATCCCCCGTGGCGCCGAGTCTCCCCTCCACATCCTGGCTTTTTTATTCCTGACACACGCAAATGAAACTGACATGCATATCGGGGATGATACTAACTTTATGATTTCGGATTGCCTTTTGTGGACTTTCCGTTTAACCCTTGTCCGTTGTGGCTGCATGATTCCATAGATGGCGTTTTTTAGGTCCGCTTAGCTTCAGCCTTGTATAGCCGCCCATGACGTTGCTAAATCACATTGGTCGTGAATTTCTACATTTCGAGTCCTATACTCGTCTGGTTGTGTGTGATTGTTCTGCAGTGAGATTATAGAATGGGACCTGTGAGCCTGTGTATATACGGATACAAACTCATTTGATGGATCTGAAGATATCAAAATGAATACTCTGATTCATGCATTTATAAAGCTTTAGTCCTGAGTAGTCAATCTCGAACCAATGGGAATCTATAAGCGGTCACCGGAAAGCAGAACAGTCTGAAACATAATAGCCGAGTCGCGTATGGGAATCAAAATGTGGGAAAGATAAGAACAAGATGGAGTATAGGTGTCGGATATAAGATAGTggggtgatgatgatggattCAAGGGACACCTGAGGTATGAGGTAACAGACCATGCAAATTTAAGAGGGGAAGGCGAAATGAAGGAGACGAGTCAGAACATAGGACTAGTGTGTCGCGGCTGACTCGTAGTCAATGCCAGAATCCACATCagcatcgtcctcgacaatgGCAGACTCATCGACCTGTTTGAACATCTCGCGGTTCATGGCGAACTTGACGGCCTCGAGCACATTAGCGCAGGTCTTCTTGGGCGGATACCGCGGGATGGTCCCTTCCTGGTATACGCCCGTCTTGACAAGGATGGAGAACCAGTTGCAGTCGCTGATGCGATCAAATTCGTTGGTGCCGCGGATGTCGGACTCGGGGGTGTCTCCGACGAAGTAGACGGTCGACGGTGGCTTGTCGATGCCGTGGGTATCCTTGCGCCattggcggaggaggcgcgTGGCGAACTCGTACGTGCCGAGCTGGGGCTTGCCGAATGCGACGGTAGTCAGTTCCTTCCCGGTGACGGCCTTGTAGAGAGCCTCGAGCGAGGTTCTGAGAGCACCCATGCCGATGCGGACGTGCTCATGGGAGGTGGACCAGACGACGTCGTTgtgggagaagaagatgggcgGACCCTCGTCGAATGTCTCCGAGCGTGTGCCTAGGTACCCGTTCTTCGACATGAGGACGTCgaggatgatctgctgaTCTCCGGCCCAGTCCCGGCTGTcggcgaagacgaagataGCTTCGATGGGCGTCTTGCTGAAGTCGCGGACGCGTGAGTTGTTgtactcttcttcagtcAGTTTCCGGAATGGTGTCGTGTCCTGTCGTGTCTTGATGATGTCGCCTGGAGTGATGACGTCCTTGAAGCCGTAACCTTCGGCTACGATCCGGCACTTCTCACCCTCGccgccgacgacgaggacagTGTGGTATTTCTCAGCCATCTCCCGCATGGGAGTGTGTCCGCAGATGAATTGGCCGGGCGAGACCTCCAATTCAAGCTGCCGGCTGAGGTCCAGACACCGTTCCTCTTCGGTCTTGCCTCCACCATTCGTTACGAAGATGTAAGGGCTAGATTATGGAGTTAGTAACCTATGTTGCGTTGAAAGCTTCTCGGGGAGAGAAACGTACATCTTGACTCCAAACGGGTTCTGCCCGTTGATATACTTCAAGGCATCGACAGCCTCGGGGATAGCTTGACCTCCTCTGATAAGGACACCATCGATGTCAAATGCCAGAGCGAATTCATCAGCCGTCGTGAGATGATGGGGAGACCTGGTGAGGGGTGAGGCGGCACGAGGAGACTCTTCTTCCGAGGAGACTTCTTCATCGAGGTGCTGCTTGGCCATCGCCATCTCAATGGCCGTATCATGAGCATCGCTGGAGGCCATCAGATGCTTCGGGGGCACGACGACGTTAGGCCCGCCATACAGGTCCGCCCGAGTCGCATCAATGCTGGAAAGCCGGCGCACCCTTTGGGAGCCAGAGCCGTAGGTGGCAGCCATTTCTGGACGAGTCTTGACGAGATTGGGGAAACGTGGTAGGAGTCAGAGAGCGGGTGGCGATGATGGCTTGGTGAGAGTAGGGAGTCAACTACACTGCAGAACAGGGAGACGGAAGAGTGTGGACAATAAGACTGATCACCAAGGCAATCGTCTCTCAGGGAATCGAAACTAGAAGGGAGAAATGTCAAAATAAATGGAGATTGAAGGAACCGATTCCGCGGTGCGGAGACGAGACTGTGGGGATAAGGCGAGCAGTATCCGTCTTAATACCAGTAGTACAGATGTATGGGAGAGAGAGGGTTAGACCTAAAAGTGACAGTAGGTGTTAGTAGGTGTGGGGATAGGGAGAGAATGATGGAGCAACAAGCTGAAGATGGACATCAAGGCCCATTAATATATAAGAGTCGAGGACTCGAGGGATGCAGAGTGGAGGACAGATGCTTTAGAACAGAACCCAAGCGGATACCGATGATGCAGTCCGTGGTTGCGTTATCCACCGTGGATGGACGGCCCAATCGATCTCGTACAATCGCAGTGAAGCATGAGCATCGTCATTTGTTGTTGCAATGCAATGTCGCCCATCCTCGAGGATAACGGTCTCCACTGACTGGGCCCCAGATTTTGCCTCAAAAACCAACCGCTGGGTCAAAGATGGTTCTGTAACCGCCATTTCTGGGTGGTCAGTCAGGATGGGTCTACCTTGGTTCAGACTCGCCCATCACTATCCCTCTGAATTGGGTCTGATTCATTTCAAATATAACGCGGAAAAATGGATGTGCCGCAGTCAGAGAGGAGATGAGAGGTGAGTCGGCTGGCAGTAAGTTACAGGTGGAGCCTCTCTGCTTCGACTACTGCAGGCAACTATTTCCATCCTCTTAATATTGTGGGTGAGCTTTCTAGTGATTACTTCTATAGGATAGTGTATGTTTTCCTTGTCTCAGCTATGCACACTACTTAGAGAAGAGACCTGAGAGATCAAGACAAAGGCGACTCCCTCCTGGTCAGCCAAGCGCGATTACCGAAGTGGCTCAGAGACTTCAAACAGAGAAGCTTCTGATTGGCATCAGCCTCCATGACAAACACATCCCTGCCCATATTGATCCTACCTTACTCCATAATAATAATCCCTCCCTAGACATAAGCTAATGACATTGGTCCTTTACCTCAGTCCTACCTCCCGCTGTGACACAGCATTCCGTTCCGTTCAGCTATCGATTGCGCCGAGTCCGCGGCGAGGTACCCCGCCATTGGCGGCGTTCCCACTGGATAAAAAGGATCATGCTATTTTAAGTTAGCGGCGAAATTGACTTGAGTGAGAGATTTAATTATTCCTCatctgtactctgtagtcagCACAGCtaatcatcgtcgtcgtcgtcggccgAGCACATTTTGTAGTAGGTACTTTTGAGATCGACCCATGGGATGACGTCATGACAGCGGGGGCGCTCGCCTCCGAACTATCATACATATTTATGTATCCTGAGGTATCTACTCTACACTACTATACCTTTTAAATACATTCCTAATAGGTACAGGCAAGAAATGTAGGTAGCTAATATTGTTCATCGAATCATCCTATCGACACCTAGATATTTTTCTACTCTAGACAAAGTCACAAAAGAGAGCCATCTTCATTTAAACAACAGCTTGTTCTATGATGGATACTCTAAACGTGCAAAGCAGCACGGCTGATAATTTAGGTACAAGAAGAGAGTACCTAGGCAGTAGATATACATTCCTTCTCTCAGCCACAGTTCCCCTTTTGCATGTGATAGCGCCTCGGAATTGGACGAGCCACCTGTTGCGTCTTCTGGTTTGGATATTTCGTATGATAATGTATTCCGAGGTCAACCTATACCACAGAGTGACTCCGAAGAAGATTCGGCGAATGATTCTATCCCTCTGAATCGGGACTCTGGATATTCTACATATGCCTCAGCGCCCGGTGGTAGGATATCGTTGCATGAGTTAATATCGCTTGTCAATGTTTGTGGTCTGAGTATAGCCTTTGGAGATCCAGCTCATGATTCTGGATTAATTCTTTTCAGCCTATCATTTACTACCTTGTTACACTGGGAGAGTAAGAGAAAAAAACAAGGTTCCATCAAGAACGTGCAACTCCCTGGAACATGATTCGGTGTCCCTCTCTCAACGGAACCAGCCGCCCAGCCCTATTTCATTTCGGGCacatgaggatgatgatagagaagaagcagTAAATGAGCGAAACATGTGTGATGTGATGATATGTTACAGGGTATTATCAGCTTATATACTGAAAGTCCCAACCTCTTATGGGGAATGCATGTGGTAAGTGGATACAATCTTAGCGCCTTTGATGTTGgtaggaaaagagaaagagcacCTAGTCTACGCGCAGAATTAGGTCAGAACCTCGCCGTGCCGGTGTCAAGTTGCGGCCCCAGGACACTGGTTTCCTCCGCGGCGTAGCAGGTGCCATACCCTCCACCGGAAAGCTGGGGTCAATCGGGAGTTTTTTGAAGTGGTGGTAAGAGTACGGGGTTTGGGTATCGCGGGTCTCTAGCCAGCCGTCCTCGGGAGAATATGGGGCTTTCAGTCCCTGGGATTGCGGCTTTCCCTTGCGAATCTGCACTCGTTTGATGTCATCGCCTCGTACAATCCGAGGTCGGGAGACGATCTCCTGCACAGGAGGAGCTGTTCCGCACAAGGGTATTCTGGGATTCGACGCAGTAGCACCGTTACCAAAGTAGCCGCCACCATCGTTCTTGCCAGCGTTAACTGACGGTGTGACTACCTCCCGTACTGGAGTGAGTGGTTTAAAGTCGCCAGAATGTCGAGACTTTCGACGGTGCTCCGAACGGTCATTGAGGCTGATGGTCTCGAAGCCGTCTGTGGGGGATTTTGCGAGATCATCGTGCGTTACTAGCTCGACTGACCGACGTGCAGCTCCACGAGCTGATTGCCGGCCATCACTCTGATTGTATCCTGTGCGTGGATATAACCACTGACTGTCCATGTAATCTTGCTGATCCCGCGTTTGGGCATCCGCATACCCACGTGAATCATTGCAAATCTTCGCTTGTTGGTAGTGCGCAAGCCTTTCTCCAGTATTGGCGAAGACCGGCTTCGCTCCATACCCAACGTTCTTTCTGGATAACGGCGCGTTGCCCATTCCACATAGCATTGCGCGCGGGTTAGATGGTAAGCCTATTGTTGGTCTATACTGCTGGCGGCCATTGTGTCCGCTTGTTCCATCCATGGAACCCTTGTTTTGGCTCGAAGACCCATGAAGGCTTCTAGGTCTcactgcatcttcttcgaatACTGTGTCACTACTCATGTGTCTCGAGGGCTTGTGGCTGCTCCACCTTAATGGCTTTGGATATAGGTTCATATTGGGCTTATCCGGTAATAAATCGGAAACAGTGCGCTCCGACATCTGACTTGGGGAAGCGCCAAATTCGGAATTTGTTGACACCGCGAAACCGATCCTGTCTGGACTATCATATGCAAAATTGTTATCGCCAGGGCCTCTAACCACGACTGCTGGATTTCGGGCTGCTGGCTTGAATGGCGACATTAACCTCGCAGTCTCGGAATTGGATTGCTGGCTTCTCGCACTAAAAGAAGGATTGGGTGGGTCTTGATTTGGACGTCGAGGAAGCGGCAAGCCAAAGTCTGGAGGTTCTGACATGGCACCTCCAATCTCGAAGTAATCTCGATTTTTGCTTTTCTCATGCTGACGCCGCAAcctcctgcagcagaagaataTTATAACCCCGAGAATGAAGAATCCAGCAACTCCGGACGTGACCGAAACACCAATTACGGCACCAGCATTGAGGCCGCTTTTTGTAGCAGTAGAAGTGGACGACGCTGGTTGATCGCTAGTAATACTTGAGGTTGTTTGTTCGCTGTGCGTTACT contains the following coding sequences:
- a CDS encoding phosphatidyl synthase, giving the protein MAATYGSGSQRVRRLSSIDATRADLYGGPNVVVPPKHLMASSDAHDTAIEMAMAKQHLDEEVSSEEESPRAASPLTRSPHHLTTADEFALAFDIDGVLIRGGQAIPEAVDALKYINGQNPFGVKIPYIFVTNGGGKTEEERCLDLSRQLELEVSPGQFICGHTPMREMAEKYHTVLVVGGEGEKCRIVAEGYGFKDVITPGDIIKTRQDTTPFRKLTEEEYNNSRVRDFSKTPIEAIFVFADSRDWAGDQQIILDVLMSKNGYLGTRSETFDEGPPIFFSHNDVVWSTSHEHVRIGMGALRTSLEALYKAVTGKELTTVAFGKPQLGTYEFATRLLRQWRKDTHGIDKPPSTVYFVGDTPESDIRGTNEFDRISDCNWFSILVKTGVYQEGTIPRYPPKKTCANVLEAVKFAMNREMFKQVDESAIVEDDADVDSGIDYESAATH
- a CDS encoding lipase ROG1 family protein is translated as MSQKVDHLCVLVHGLWGNPSHLDYLTASLRERYGEDRLYILAAKGNSGNFTYDGIELGGERLAHEIEDTLGALDAEGTHIKKLSVIGYSLGGLVARYALGLLHARGWFDKLEPVNFTTFVSPHVGVRMPLKGIRDHIFNGLGARTLSMSGRQMFMVDEFRDTGRPLLSILADPDSIFMKALAKFRNRSVYANIVNDRSTAFFTTALSTTNPFQDLENVNVNYVKGYEPVVIDPDDYFLPPKKQEPPSFFSRLWQNIKGTLTQVAISLLVVVFVPIGVVLYLVNAAVQTYRSHRRIRLHEDGKAGVLISNYRVPVIVKDMQSAVEDAFESATAMQDPAYLSNARTRAGKKESLPQTPAVSKTGALENQTCTLDETSSALPDQKRDATLALTPAQFSIIESLNSVGFRKYPVWIHNHSHSHAAIIVRMAKKGFEEGKVVVKHWLDNEFDIE